One genomic segment of Streptomyces sp. TLI_146 includes these proteins:
- a CDS encoding ABC transporter permease produces the protein MTGYVVRRVLQAVAVLLAITATAFGLFFAAPSDPALIACGPKCDTGQVEAVRHSMGLDRPVAAQFGDYLGGLVAGRTITDVDGSPIDCPAPCLGYSYALHQPVLDALADRFPATLSLAAGALVVIVVLGVGVGFTAALRRGTRTDRLLSGFTLVGASVQIYFLGYALQYLLVYATGALPVPGYTPFASSPGAWAAGLALPWLVLGFVNAAVFARLSRAQLLEAMHEGYVRTARARGLSTLRAHLKYTARGAGAPLVQLLGLEAGALFGGAFITETVFGIDGIGKLAVDSVVQNDLPTVVGTVLLAAFFVVVFVALADLLVARLDPRVRLV, from the coding sequence ATGACCGGTTACGTCGTCCGACGCGTCCTGCAGGCCGTGGCGGTGCTCCTCGCGATCACCGCCACCGCCTTCGGGCTGTTCTTCGCGGCCCCCTCCGACCCCGCGCTCATCGCCTGCGGCCCCAAGTGCGACACCGGGCAGGTCGAGGCCGTACGCCACAGCATGGGCCTGGACCGGCCCGTCGCCGCCCAGTTCGGCGACTATCTGGGCGGCCTGGTGGCGGGCCGCACCATCACCGACGTCGACGGCAGCCCCATCGACTGCCCGGCGCCGTGCCTGGGCTACTCCTACGCCCTGCACCAGCCGGTCCTCGACGCCCTCGCGGACCGCTTCCCGGCGACTCTGTCGCTCGCGGCGGGCGCCCTGGTGGTGATCGTGGTGCTCGGCGTCGGCGTGGGCTTCACCGCCGCGCTGCGCCGGGGCACCCGCACCGACCGGCTGCTGTCCGGCTTCACCCTGGTCGGCGCGAGCGTGCAGATCTACTTCCTCGGCTACGCCCTCCAGTACCTCCTGGTGTACGCGACCGGCGCGCTGCCGGTGCCCGGCTACACCCCCTTCGCCTCCTCGCCCGGGGCCTGGGCGGCCGGGCTCGCACTGCCCTGGCTGGTCCTCGGCTTCGTCAACGCGGCCGTGTTCGCCCGGCTCTCGCGGGCGCAGCTGCTGGAGGCGATGCACGAGGGGTATGTCCGCACCGCCCGCGCCCGGGGCCTGTCCACGCTGCGCGCCCATCTGAAGTACACCGCGCGCGGCGCCGGAGCCCCGCTGGTGCAGCTGCTCGGCCTGGAGGCCGGGGCGCTGTTCGGCGGGGCCTTCATCACCGAGACCGTCTTCGGCATCGACGGCATCGGCAAGCTCGCCGTCGACTCCGTCGTCCAGAACGACCTGCCCACGGTCGTCGGGACCGTCCTGCTCGCCGCCTTCTTCGTGGTGGTGTTCGTCGCGCTCGCCGACCTCCTGGTGGCGCGGCTCGACCCGAGAGTGAGGCTCGTATGA
- a CDS encoding DNA polymerase III subunit alpha: MPGFTHLRTVSGYSLRYGASHPERLAERAAERGMDALALTDRDTLAGAVRFAKACAAAGVRPLFGTDLAVPEHLLDQGKGQEAAPARRPRTPVRGGAFVDESAPRATFLARDGATGWAELCRLITAAHTATGQPVLSWSALPADGLTVLLGPASEVGRALAAGRPDRAARLLAPWRELYGDALRLEVVHHGRAGTGPGSLRLAARTLGLAAEQGVPAVLTNAVRYADAGLGPVADVLDAARRLVPVDPRRGLDSGERWLKEPAAMARTAERVAEAAGFRRDAAHRLLTTTEETAAACRVDPGEELGIKTYSYFPEPHLVGAADRTPQRVLASRAAAGMVLRGYDNDPAYWERMHRELDVIAFHGFAAYFLTVAQVVDDIREMGIRVAARGSSAGSLVNHLLGIAHADPVAHGLLMERFLSTRRYVLPDIDIDVESARRLDVYRAIIGRFGTERVATVAMPETYRVRHAVRDVGAALSMDPAEIDRIAKSFPHIRARDARAAMAELPELRGIAAEQGRHGRLWELVEALDGLPRGIAMHPCGVLLSNITLLRRTPVVATSGEGFPMSQFDKEDVEDLGLLKLDVLGVRMQSAMAHAVAEIGRTTGRKLDLDDPRQVPEGDLPTYRLIRSTETLGCFQIESPGQRDLIGRLQPSTFHDLVVDISLFRPGPVAADMVRPFIEARHGRAPVRHPHEDLADVLGETYGVVVFHEQLIEMLAVMTGCDRARADQARRALSDPESQEKIRVWFAACAAERAYTPEVIDRTWEIIKAFGSYGFCKAHAVAFAVPTYQSAWLKAHHPAAFYAGLLTHDPGMYPKRLLLADARRRGVPILPVDVNRSSAAHRIELVSNSRIWGLRLALADVQGISEAETARIEQGQPYSSLLDFWRRARPSRPVAERLAQVGALDTFGGNRRDLLLHLAELHRAQRAAGSGGGQLPLGDGRRTARAGLPDLDEAERLSAELGVLGMDASRHLMVDHETFLKELGVVSAKRLRDAGHGETVLVAGAKAATQTPPVRSGQRVIFTTLDDGTGLVDLAFFGDSHAACAHTVFHSWLLLVRGVVQRRGPRSLSVVGAAAWNLAELVELRHEGGLDAVSARLSAPHPESEGAAGEESDGGRRIEMSTGYQLNPWADLQPPGEQAATGRKLWHQSQGSAG; this comes from the coding sequence ATGCCCGGTTTCACGCATCTGCGCACCGTTTCGGGTTACTCCCTGCGGTACGGGGCTTCCCACCCGGAACGGCTGGCCGAGCGCGCCGCCGAACGGGGGATGGACGCACTCGCTCTCACCGACCGGGACACCCTCGCCGGTGCCGTGCGCTTCGCCAAGGCGTGCGCCGCGGCGGGGGTGCGCCCGCTCTTCGGCACCGACCTCGCCGTCCCGGAACACCTCCTCGACCAGGGGAAGGGGCAGGAGGCCGCCCCCGCCCGGCGTCCGCGCACCCCGGTGCGGGGCGGCGCCTTCGTCGACGAGTCGGCGCCGCGCGCCACCTTCCTCGCCCGGGACGGCGCCACCGGCTGGGCCGAGCTCTGCCGGCTGATCACCGCCGCCCACACGGCCACCGGACAGCCCGTCCTCTCCTGGTCCGCGCTGCCCGCCGACGGACTCACCGTGCTGCTGGGACCCGCGTCCGAAGTGGGCCGGGCGCTCGCCGCCGGGCGCCCGGACCGGGCCGCGCGCCTCCTGGCGCCCTGGCGCGAGCTGTACGGCGACGCCCTGCGCCTGGAGGTCGTGCACCACGGGCGCGCGGGCACCGGGCCCGGCTCGCTGCGGCTCGCCGCCCGCACCCTCGGCCTCGCCGCCGAACAGGGCGTACCGGCCGTGCTGACCAACGCCGTGCGGTACGCGGACGCCGGGCTCGGGCCGGTCGCCGACGTCCTGGACGCGGCCCGCCGGCTCGTCCCCGTCGACCCGCGCCGGGGGCTGGACAGCGGCGAGCGCTGGCTCAAGGAACCGGCCGCCATGGCCCGCACCGCCGAACGCGTCGCCGAGGCCGCCGGGTTCCGCCGGGACGCCGCGCACCGGCTGCTCACCACGACCGAGGAGACCGCCGCCGCGTGCCGGGTCGACCCCGGCGAGGAGCTGGGCATCAAGACGTACAGCTACTTCCCCGAGCCCCATCTCGTCGGCGCCGCGGACCGCACCCCGCAGCGGGTCCTCGCCTCCCGGGCCGCCGCCGGCATGGTGCTGCGCGGCTACGACAACGACCCCGCGTACTGGGAGCGGATGCACCGGGAGCTGGACGTCATCGCCTTCCACGGCTTCGCCGCGTACTTCCTCACCGTCGCCCAAGTCGTCGACGACATACGGGAGATGGGCATCCGGGTGGCCGCGCGCGGCTCCAGCGCCGGGTCGCTCGTCAACCACCTCCTCGGCATCGCCCACGCCGACCCCGTCGCCCACGGCCTGCTGATGGAGCGCTTCCTGTCCACCCGGCGCTATGTGCTGCCGGACATCGACATCGACGTCGAGTCCGCCCGCCGCCTCGACGTCTACCGCGCGATCATCGGCCGCTTCGGCACCGAACGGGTCGCCACCGTCGCCATGCCCGAGACCTACCGGGTCCGCCACGCCGTACGCGACGTGGGCGCCGCGCTGTCCATGGACCCGGCCGAGATCGACCGGATCGCCAAGTCCTTCCCGCACATCCGGGCCCGGGACGCCCGCGCCGCGATGGCCGAACTGCCGGAGCTGCGCGGGATCGCGGCGGAGCAGGGGCGGCACGGCAGGCTGTGGGAGCTGGTCGAGGCGCTGGACGGGCTGCCGCGCGGGATCGCCATGCACCCGTGCGGAGTGCTCCTGTCGAACATCACGCTGCTGCGCCGCACCCCGGTGGTGGCGACCAGCGGCGAGGGGTTCCCCATGTCCCAGTTCGACAAGGAGGACGTGGAGGACCTCGGCCTGCTCAAGCTGGACGTCCTCGGCGTACGGATGCAGTCGGCGATGGCGCACGCCGTCGCCGAGATCGGCCGCACCACCGGCCGGAAGCTGGACCTCGACGACCCGCGCCAGGTCCCCGAGGGCGACCTGCCGACCTACCGGCTCATCCGCTCCACCGAGACGCTCGGCTGCTTCCAGATCGAGTCGCCGGGCCAGCGCGATCTGATCGGGCGGCTCCAGCCCTCCACCTTCCACGACCTGGTCGTGGACATCTCGCTCTTCCGGCCGGGGCCGGTCGCCGCCGACATGGTCCGGCCGTTCATCGAGGCGCGCCACGGGCGGGCCCCGGTGCGCCATCCGCACGAGGACCTGGCGGACGTCCTGGGGGAGACCTACGGCGTGGTCGTCTTCCACGAGCAGCTCATCGAGATGCTGGCCGTCATGACCGGCTGCGACCGGGCCAGGGCCGACCAGGCCCGGCGCGCCCTCTCCGACCCCGAGTCGCAGGAGAAGATCCGCGTCTGGTTCGCCGCGTGCGCGGCCGAGCGCGCGTACACGCCCGAAGTGATCGACCGCACCTGGGAGATCATCAAGGCCTTCGGCTCGTACGGCTTCTGCAAGGCGCACGCCGTCGCGTTCGCCGTGCCGACCTACCAGTCGGCCTGGCTCAAGGCCCACCACCCGGCCGCCTTCTACGCCGGGCTGCTCACCCACGACCCCGGGATGTACCCCAAGCGGCTGCTCCTCGCGGACGCGCGGCGGCGCGGGGTGCCCATCCTGCCGGTGGACGTGAACCGGTCGTCGGCCGCCCATCGAATCGAACTGGTGTCCAATTCCCGGATCTGGGGGCTTCGGCTCGCGCTCGCGGACGTCCAGGGGATCAGCGAGGCCGAGACCGCCCGGATCGAGCAGGGGCAGCCCTACTCCTCGCTGCTCGACTTCTGGCGCCGGGCCAGGCCCAGCCGCCCCGTCGCCGAACGGCTCGCCCAGGTCGGCGCGCTCGACACGTTCGGCGGCAACCGGCGCGACCTGCTGCTGCACCTCGCCGAACTCCACCGCGCCCAGCGCGCGGCCGGGTCCGGCGGCGGCCAGCTGCCGCTCGGCGACGGGCGGCGGACGGCCCGCGCCGGACTGCCCGACCTCGACGAGGCGGAACGGCTCAGCGCCGAGCTGGGCGTCCTCGGCATGGACGCGTCCCGCCATCTGATGGTGGATCACGAGACGTTCCTGAAGGAGCTGGGCGTGGTCTCGGCCAAGCGGCTGCGGGACGCCGGGCACGGCGAGACCGTCCTGGTCGCGGGCGCCAAGGCGGCCACCCAGACCCCGCCCGTCCGGTCCGGCCAGCGGGTCATCTTCACCACGCTGGACGACGGCACGGGCCTGGTCGACCTCGCCTTCTTCGGCGACAGCCACGCCGCCTGCGCGCACACCGTCTTCCATTCCTGGCTCCTGCTGGTACGCGGGGTGGTGCAGCGGCGCGGCCCGCGCAGCCTCAGCGTGGTGGGCGCCGCGGCCTGGAACCTGGCCGAGCTGGTCGAACTCCGCCACGAGGGCGGCCTGGACGCGGTCTCGGCCCGGCTGTCGGCGCCGCACCCCGAGAGCGAGGGGGCGGCCGGGGAGGAGTCCGACGGCGGACGCCGTATCGAAATGTCCACGGGGTATCAGCTGAACCCCTGGGCCGACCTCCAGCCCCCCGGCGAACAAGCCGCCACCGGCCGGAAGCTGTGGCACCAGAGCCAGGGGAGCGCGGGATGA
- a CDS encoding DUF3533 domain-containing protein, with translation MTFVDEVKSAVTVRAALLVIGVLGLMVAFIASYAGAFHHPKPKDVPFGVVAPAQISAQAVQRLNAIPGGALDARAVKDRDAATRQLRNRDIDGALLVDPGSSTDTLLVAGGGGASLAQAVEQVVTAIEKAEQRTVKVVDVAPADPDDARGLSSFYLVVGWCVGGYLCAAILAISHGARPANTQRAVIRLGALAVYSIAAGLLGALIIGPVLGALPGSYPGLAGLGALVVFAVGATTLAFQGLAGIVGIGLAILVVVVLGNPSAGGAYPYPLLPPFWKAIGPALPPGAGTWAARSIAYFRGNALTGPLLVLSAWAVAGAAVTLVMAGLRKRDENAGNDPLEVGAP, from the coding sequence ATGACGTTCGTCGACGAGGTGAAGAGCGCCGTCACCGTGCGGGCCGCGCTGCTGGTCATCGGGGTGCTCGGGCTGATGGTCGCGTTCATCGCGTCCTATGCCGGGGCCTTCCACCACCCCAAGCCGAAGGACGTTCCGTTCGGGGTGGTCGCGCCCGCGCAGATCAGCGCGCAGGCCGTGCAGCGGCTGAACGCGATCCCCGGCGGCGCGCTGGACGCCCGTGCGGTCAAGGACCGGGACGCGGCCACCCGGCAGCTGCGGAACCGCGACATCGACGGCGCGCTGCTCGTCGACCCGGGGTCCAGCACGGACACCCTGCTCGTCGCGGGCGGTGGCGGGGCGTCCCTCGCGCAGGCCGTCGAGCAGGTCGTCACCGCGATCGAGAAGGCCGAGCAGCGGACCGTGAAGGTGGTCGACGTCGCCCCGGCCGACCCGGACGACGCCCGCGGCCTGTCCTCGTTCTACCTGGTCGTCGGCTGGTGCGTGGGCGGCTATCTGTGCGCCGCGATCCTGGCGATCAGCCATGGCGCCCGGCCCGCGAACACCCAGCGGGCGGTGATCCGGCTCGGCGCGCTCGCGGTGTACTCGATCGCCGCAGGGCTGCTCGGCGCGCTGATCATCGGGCCGGTGCTCGGCGCGCTGCCGGGCAGCTACCCGGGCCTGGCGGGCCTGGGCGCGCTGGTGGTGTTCGCGGTCGGCGCCACCACCCTGGCCTTCCAGGGCCTCGCCGGGATCGTCGGCATCGGCCTGGCGATCCTGGTCGTCGTCGTGCTCGGCAACCCGAGCGCGGGCGGCGCCTATCCGTATCCGCTGCTGCCGCCGTTCTGGAAGGCGATCGGCCCGGCGCTGCCCCCGGGCGCGGGCACCTGGGCGGCGCGCTCCATCGCGTACTTCCGGGGCAACGCGCTCACCGGCCCGCTCCTGGTGCTGTCGGCCTGGGCGGTGGCCGGGGCGGCGGTCACCCTGGTCATGGCGGGGCTGCGCAAGAGGGACGAAAACGCGGGGAACGACCCACTGGAGGTGGGCGCCCCCTAA
- a CDS encoding ABC transporter ATP-binding protein — MSAVLRIRDLSVSFTGPRGALVPAVEGVSLEVGPGEVLGLVGESGSGKSTVGLAALGLHDPARTRIEGSVEVAGTEVVGAPESRLRGLRGSRIAMVFQDALAALSPFHTVGAQLAEAYRIHHRGASRAEGRERAAAMLERVGIAAARAGDHPHQFSGGMRQRVMIAAALINAPDVVVADEPTTALDARVQRQVLDLLAELGRENGTAVLFVSHDMGVVGEFTDRTAVMRGGRVVEEGPTARLLAAASHPYTRALTGAAPTLATVPGSRLATVDEPAPVTPPRPAAPLADGPPLVELTGIRVEFPGRRGLSVRRPEPVVAVRDVSLRIEPGRTLGLVGESGSGKSTTARVLAGLQRPTAGTVRFDGRDVSDAARDTALRRELSRDVQLVFQDPYASLNPRRTVEEIVTTPLRAHTRMDRDERRERAAGLLKRVGLAEDRLDRYPHEFSGGQRQRIGIARALAVRPRLVIADEPVSALDVSVQAQVLNLLMDLRDELGLSLLFVSHDLAVVRHVCDEVAVMRGGVLVESGERDEVFDAPSSEYTKGLLAAAYQGG; from the coding sequence ATGAGTGCCGTGCTCCGCATCCGCGACCTGTCCGTCTCCTTCACCGGTCCGAGGGGCGCGCTCGTACCGGCCGTGGAGGGGGTCTCCCTGGAGGTCGGGCCCGGTGAAGTGCTGGGCCTGGTGGGGGAGTCGGGCTCCGGCAAGTCCACCGTGGGGCTCGCCGCCCTGGGCCTGCACGACCCCGCGCGCACCCGGATCGAGGGCAGCGTCGAGGTGGCCGGGACCGAGGTGGTCGGCGCTCCCGAGTCCCGGCTGCGGGGGCTGCGCGGCTCCCGGATCGCGATGGTGTTCCAGGACGCGCTGGCCGCGCTCTCCCCCTTCCACACGGTCGGGGCGCAGCTCGCCGAGGCCTACCGGATCCACCACAGGGGTGCCTCGCGGGCCGAGGGCCGGGAGCGGGCGGCCGCGATGCTGGAGCGGGTGGGGATCGCGGCCGCCCGGGCCGGGGACCATCCGCACCAGTTCTCGGGCGGGATGCGCCAGCGCGTGATGATCGCGGCCGCGCTGATCAACGCGCCCGACGTGGTGGTCGCCGACGAGCCGACCACCGCCCTCGACGCCCGGGTGCAGCGCCAGGTCCTCGACCTGCTGGCCGAACTGGGGCGCGAGAACGGCACCGCGGTGCTGTTCGTCAGCCACGACATGGGCGTGGTGGGCGAGTTCACCGACCGTACGGCGGTGATGCGGGGCGGCCGGGTCGTCGAGGAGGGGCCGACGGCCCGGCTCCTCGCCGCCGCCTCGCACCCCTACACCCGGGCCCTGACCGGGGCGGCGCCCACCCTGGCCACCGTGCCCGGCAGCAGGCTGGCGACGGTCGACGAGCCGGCGCCGGTGACCCCGCCGCGGCCCGCCGCACCCTTGGCGGACGGCCCGCCTCTCGTCGAACTCACCGGAATCCGGGTCGAGTTCCCGGGCAGGCGCGGTCTGTCGGTGCGCCGGCCCGAGCCGGTGGTGGCCGTACGGGACGTGAGCCTGCGCATCGAGCCCGGCCGCACCCTCGGGCTGGTCGGGGAGTCCGGCTCCGGCAAGTCCACCACCGCCCGGGTCCTCGCCGGGCTCCAGCGGCCCACCGCCGGGACCGTGCGCTTCGACGGGCGGGACGTCTCGGACGCCGCCCGCGACACCGCGCTCCGCCGCGAACTGAGCCGGGACGTCCAGTTGGTCTTCCAGGACCCGTACGCCTCGCTCAACCCACGCCGCACCGTCGAGGAGATCGTCACCACGCCGCTGCGCGCCCACACCCGGATGGACCGGGACGAGCGGCGGGAGCGGGCCGCGGGGCTGCTGAAGCGGGTGGGGCTCGCGGAGGACCGGCTCGACCGGTATCCGCACGAGTTCAGCGGCGGGCAGCGCCAGCGCATCGGCATCGCCCGGGCCCTGGCGGTCCGCCCGCGCCTGGTCATCGCGGACGAGCCGGTGTCGGCGCTCGACGTCTCCGTACAGGCGCAGGTGCTGAACCTGCTGATGGACCTGCGCGACGAGCTCGGCCTCTCGCTCCTGTTCGTCTCGCACGACCTGGCGGTGGTGCGGCACGTGTGCGACGAAGTCGCGGTGATGCGGGGTGGGGTGCTGGTGGAGAGCGGGGAGCGGGACGAGGTGTTCGACGCGCCGTCCAGCGAGTACACGAAGGGGTTGCTGGCTGCGGCGTATCAGGGCGGGTAG